A stretch of Gadus chalcogrammus isolate NIFS_2021 chromosome 9, NIFS_Gcha_1.0, whole genome shotgun sequence DNA encodes these proteins:
- the pus7 gene encoding pseudouridylate synthase 7 homolog, producing the protein MEETEPALVPVQGGEKRVCPEEEKGEAVPSKKPRVNDNNGGKSKHPVKDDEDEEEEMPKDEEEEEDGETFADMMKHGLTELDVGILKFISEHKGFSGILKERYSDFVVHEINREGKTVQLDDLSIPPEEEEAPEPEPAAEDLDVLTEEQKKELGELQLFKNKEGDVSIEVVDDTKEKRTQIHKAIKTQFPGLETKTEERDTHKFIVAYHAAGKKALAAPRKHSWPKNRGAFCHFVLYKENKDTMDSINVLSKFLRLRPNVFSYMGTKDKRAITVQEIAVLRITAERLSHLNKCLNNFKLGNFCYKNHPLKLGELQGNHFTVVLRNISGSQEQVEQALKSLKETGFINYYGMQRFGTTAVPTYQVGKAILRNDWSEVVDLILKPRPGAEKGYLVRCREEWAKSQDPEAALKKLPVKRCVEGQLLRGLCMYGKKNVITAFGLIPRNNRLMYIHSYQSVVWNTMVSRRIEAFGLNAVEGDLVLKGGTAHMLSAEEAKGLSIHDIVMPLPGYDVIYPSHHVGKGYREMLTADGLDIDTMRHKVKDYSLAGAYRRVVIRPSDVSWEVIQYDDPRVSLVHTDVEKLEDKPGPVFNTEGKYRALRMEFSLPPSTYATMAIREVLKMDTSIKNQTQLNTTWFN; encoded by the exons ATGGAAGAAACGGAACCCGCACTGGTCCCTGTCCAAGGAGGTGAAAAGCGCGTCTGTcccgaggaggagaagggggaggctgTGCCTTCGAAGAAACCCAGGGTTAATGATAATAATGGAGGCAAATCCAAACATCCAGTCaaagatgatgaggatgaggaggaggaaatgcccaaagatgaggaggaggaggaggatggagagaccTTTGCGGACATGATGAAACATGGGCTGACAGAGTTGGATGTTGGAATTCTCAAGTTCATCAGCGAGCATAAGGGATTCTCTGGTATTCTGAAGGAGAG ATATTCGGACTTTGTTGTTCATGAGATCAACAGAGAAGGCAAGACTGTGCAGTTGGATGACCTATCCATTCCTCCAGAGGAAGAG GAGGCCCCAGAGCCTGAGCCCGCAGCAGAAGACCTTGACGTCCTGACcgaggagcagaagaaggagcTGGGGGAACTGCAGCTGTTTAAGAACAAGGAGGGCGACGTCTccatagag GTCGTGGACGACACCAAAGAGAAGCGGACCCAGATCCACAAGGCCATCAAGACCCAGTTCCCCGGTCTGGAGACAAAGACTGAGGAGCGGGACACTCACAAGTTCATCGTGGCCTACCATGCCGCGGGCAAGAAGGCCCTGGCAG CACCGCGGAAACACTCCTGGCCCAAAAACCGCGGTGCTTTCTGCCACTTCGTGCTCTACAAGGAGAACAAGGATACTATGGATTCCATCAACGTTCTCTCCAAGTTCCTCAG GCTCAGACCGAATGTCTTCTCCTACATGGGAACCAAGGACAAGCGGGCCATCACCGTACAAGAGATCGCCGTTCTCAG GATCACTGCAGAGCGACTGTCTCACCTCAACAAGTGCCTGAATAACTTCAAGCTGGGGAACTTCTGCTACAAGAACCATCCCCTGAAGCTCGGGGAGCTCCAGGGCAATCACTTCACCGTGGTCCTCAG GAACATCTCGGGAAGCCAAGAGCAGGTGGAGCAGGCCCTGAAGTCCCTGAAGGAGACGGGCTTCATCAACTACTACGGCATGCAGCGCTTCGGCACCACCGCCGTGCCCACCTACCAGGTTGGAAA GGCCATCCTGAGGAATGACTGGAGCGAGGTGGTTGACCTCATCCTGAAGCCGAGACCCGGAG cGGAGAAGGGCTATCTGGTGCGGTGCCGGGAGGAGTGGGCCAAGTCCCAGGACCCGGAGGCCGCCCTGAAGAAGCTGCCGGTCAAGCGCTGCGTGGAGGGCCAGCTCCTGCGGGGCCTCTGCATGTACGGCAAGAAGAACGTCATCACCGCCTTCGGACTG ATCCCGCGTAACAACCGCCTGATGTACATCCACAGCTACCAAAGCGTGGTGTGGAACACCATGGTGAGCCGCAGGATCGAGGCCTTCGGCCTGAATGCGGTGGAGGGCGACCTGGTGCTGAAAGGAG GCACAGCACACATGTTATCTGCAGAGGAAGCAAAGGGCCTCTCTATCCATGATATTGTCATGCCTCTGCCTGGCTATGACGTCATCTACCCCTCCCACCATG TGGGGAAAGGCTACAGGGAGATGCTGACGGCCGACGGCCTAGACATCGACACCATGAGGCACAAGGTGAAGGACTACTCGCTGGCCGGGGCCTACAGACGCGTGGTCATCCGGCCCAGTGACGTCAGCTG GGAGGTGATCCAGTACGATGACCCCAGAGTCTCCCTGGTGCACACGGACGTGGAGAAGCTGGAGGACAAACCGGGCCCAGTGTTCAACACCG AGGGCAAGTACCGAGCCCTGCGCATGGagttctccctccccccctccacctacGCTACCATGGCGATCCGGGAGGTGCTCAAGATGGACACCAGCATCAAGAACCAGACCCAGCTCAACACCACGTGGTTCAACTGA
- the hdac10 gene encoding polyamine deacetylase HDAC10: protein MKMGTALIYDEEMTKYKLLWVDPVCKIEVPERLIVSYEALVKSGLADRCVSIPVREATDAEILLAHSEEYLEAVKKTPYMHLEELMTFTQKYGDVYFHPNIYHCAKLAVGATLQLVDNVMTGKVRNGMALVRPPGHHSQSSAANGFCVFNNVAIAAQYAKKHHKAKRVLIVDWDVHHGQGVQYCFEDDPSVLYFSWHRYEHQSFWPNLKESDFDSVGSGKGAGFNVNVPWNKVGMGNSDYLAVFFHVLLPVAYEFSPDLVFICAGFDSAIGDPEGHMSATPDIFAHLAHLLMNLADGKVCAVLEGGYNLTSLAQSVCQTVQTLLGDPAPRPVQLGGACESALESIHSARAIHKKYWSCLQHAAAPFPEEPSSKNRRPAQQGGSQGPEGDAGGDAQREEETVEEEKEEEEIVWPEPLRRVAPSLRSALLLPDAVECPDGCARFSPAHGPGPLERARLRESYLKESEDEASVTLLYNLTALLGQMEKNEIRNGLALVPDLSMAATLLTSASLSKRVLLVWVGEGPVPAQIIEDEKTLVVHIDSMEPHEAQSKYYIPIPLKKGCGDTAGVVQAVLGLLLPLGYQYEPGLALLARLPGCQVEGGLWQQLTCLLQGLALGHTLVLLQENETAPVGITASGLLGNAAPSLGPLVAPGPEDVGSFERLRLRLQTDWPLLQTTAPEKRRNKMDC, encoded by the exons ATGAAGATGGGAACGGCGTTGATCTACGATGAAGAGATGACCAAATATAAACTCCTCTGGGTTGA CCCGGTGTGTAAAATCGAGGTTCCTGAGCGATTGATAGTGAGCTATGAAGCTTTGGTGAAGAGCGGTCTTGCTGATCGGTGCGTCTCCATCCCCGTACGAGAGGCAACGGATGCAGAGATCCTGTTGGCCCACAG TGAGGAGTATCTAGAGGCTGTGAAAAAGACCCCGTACATGCACCTCGAAGAGCTGATGACCTTCACCCAGAAGTACGGCGACGTCTACTTCCACCCG AACATCTACCACTGTGCCAAGCTGGCTGTCGGTGCCACTCTGCAGCTTGTGGACAACGTTATGACGGGGAAGGTCAGGAACGGCATGGCACTGGTCAG ACCTCCAGGGCACCACAGTCAGTCCAGTGCCGCCAATGGGTTTTGTGTGTTCAACAATGTGGCCATCGCAGCTCAATACGCCAAAAAACACCACAAGGCAAAGAG GGTGTTGATCGTGGACTGGGATGTCCACCATGGACAAGGTGTCCAGTACTGCTTCGAGGATGACCCAAG TGTGCTTTACTTCTCCTGGCACCGCTATGAGCATCAGAGCTTCTGGCCCAACCTGAAGGAGTCAGACTTTGACAGTGTGGGGAGTGGGAAAGGAGCTGGATTCAATGTGAATGTGCCTTGGAACAAG GTGGGAATGGGGAACAGTGACTATTTAGCAGTTTTTTTTCACGTTCTCCTACCTGTTGCGTATGAG TTCAGCCCAGACTTGGTGTTCATATGCGCTGGCTTTGACTCAGCCATCGGTGACCCTGAG GGTCACATGTCTGCGACACCGGACATCTTCGCCCATCTCGCACACCTCCTCATGAACTTAGCCGACGGCAAAGTGTGTGCCGTTCTGGAG GGAGGGTACAACCTGACCTCTCTGGCTCAGTCGGTGTGCCAGACTGTCCAGACGTTGCTAGGCGATCCCGCCCCACGTCCGGTCCAACTCGGTGGTGCCTGTGAAAG TGCACTTGAGTCCATACATAGTGCCCGGGCAATTCATAAGAAGTACTGGTCCTGTCTGCAGCATGCAG CTGCCCCCTTCCCTGAAGAGCCCAGCTCCAAGAACCGCAGGCCGGCCCAGCAGGGCGGCTCCCAGGGGCCCGAGGGCGATGCTGGAGGGGACgcccagagggaggaggagacggtggaggaggagaaagaggaagaggagatagtGTGGCCCGAGCCTCTTCGGCGCGTAGCTCCGTCCCTCCGCAGCGCTCTGCTTCTCCCCGACGCCGTGGAGTGCCCGGACGGCTGCGCACGCTTCAGCCCTGCCcacggccccgggcccctggagAGGGCCCGACTCAG GGAAAGCTACCTCAAAGAGTCGGAGGACGAGGCTAGCGTGACGTTGCTCTACAACCTCACTGCCCTGCTCGGACAAATGGAGAAAAACGAG ATTCGTAACGGCCTGGCGTTGGTTCCGGATCTTTCCATGGCAGCCACGCTGCTGACCTCAGCATCTCTCTCCAAACG GGTATTGCTGGTGTGGGTGGGTGAAGGGCCGGTCCCAGCTCAAATCATAGAGGATGA AAAAACACTAGTGGTGCACATCGACAGCATGGAGCCACACGAAGCACAGTCCAAATACTACATTCCCATCCCACTGAAGAAG GGTTGCGGGGACACGGCGGGCGTCGTGCAGGCCGTGCTGGGCCTCCTGCTGCCCCTGGGATACCAGTACGAGCCGGGTCTGGCGCTGCTGGCCCGGTTGCCGGGCTGCCAGGTGGAGGGGGGCCTCTGGCAGCAGCTCACCTGCCTGCTACAGGGCCTGGCCCTGGGACACACGCTGGTACTGCTGCAG
- the LOC130389071 gene encoding MANSC domain-containing protein 4-like: MRVQCGVLTLLSLVCGAEASRCSPTSYYKNCWIRRFPGVFIDVEESQRRGAQLLQNYQEDSALKCSRTCCLTRNFSCNLAIFQYDTVQENANCYHLHCPTLESCILTHRGNVVLYNITKGVDPDLLVFGKYFTSNVRVLPHLYTRINASEPLASDKRQFNRPPRQPSKPVTPAMPVNPDSSRRTDTPAAVSDSSQATSMTSAATPSAAPLANAESGNQYTAGNKTMGGPVGRNLTAVGNGEGGPWTNGAEGDGEGTEWHVAAHTLLVMGATCVTVLLSCCCTVLAVVSWRGRRKRKGRYRTTWRGKGESMRLIKYVLIREGS, translated from the exons ATGAGGGTACAGTGCGGTGTGCTGACACTGCTCAGTCTGGTGTGTGGCGCCGAGGCGTCCAGGTGTTCGCCGACCTCTTATTATAAGAACTGCTGGATCCGCCGCTTCCCGGGTGTCTTTATCGACGTGGAGGAGTCCCAGAGGCGAGGCGCGCAGCTGCTGCAGAACTACCAGGAGGACTCCGCTCTCAAGTGCAGCCGCACCTGCTGCCTCACCAGGAACT TTTCCTGCAATCTGGCAATATTTCAGTATGACACCGTTCAAGAGAACGCAAACTGTTACCACCTGCACTGCCCGACACTGGAAAGCTGCATACTTACCCATAGAGGCAACGTGGTGCTCTACAACATCACCAAGG GTGTTGACCCTGACCTGTTGGTATTTGGGAAATATTTCACCTCAAATGTGCGTGTTTTACCGCACCTCTACACACGAATCAACGCCTCGGAGCCGCTGGCCTCGGACAAGCGGCAGTTTAACCGCCCCCCCCGTCAACCGTCCAAGCCTGTGACCCCCGCCATGCCTGTGAACCCCGACTCGAGCAGAAGAACAG ACACACCGGCAGCCGTGTCCGATTCATCACAAGCTACCTCCATGACTTCCGCCGCTACACCCTCGGCTGCTCCCCTGGCTAACGCGGAGAGCGGCAACCAGTACACCGCGGGGAACAAAACGATGGGAGGCCCCGTCGGCCGGAACCTAACGGCGGTGGGGAACGGCGAGGGGGGTCCGTGGACCAACGGAGCCGAGGGCGACGGTGAGGGGACGGAGTGGCACGTTGCGGCTCACACCCTGCTGGTGATGGGGGCCACGTGCGTGACGGTGCTGCTCAGCTGTTGCTGCACCGTGCTGGCGGTGGTCAGCTGGCGGGGCCGTCGGAAGAGAAAGGGACGCTACCGGACCACCTGGAGGGGGAAAGGGGAGTCCATGCGTCTGATTAAGTACGTGCTCATCAGAGAGGGTTCTTGA
- the LOC130389072 gene encoding endonuclease domain-containing 1 protein-like, which translates to MTQGDLQEKLVPACRKFLYMSMLPQGNQGPRLELICQYYNGKARFVTLYDTLHRIPVYSAYTFKRSDGSRKVDVPWMYEPQLSIATGSRDMEQFPQRDLHRSADDAQAVLEDYRDTVDIVRGQLNPDQHQSEFDDQAATYTMTNVVPLIKEFSEGPWAAQEKVTRQRLNNYCRGTAYVVTGVLTSGRALRRFDADRVAVPDYVWSAYCCDDYDCNAPYHEFSRFPAFASLGRNRRLDNTVEETSVQQLEDFIKRATGKKVNIFYKDCN; encoded by the exons ATGACACAAGGGGACCTTCAGGAAAAGCTAGTCCCCGCCTGCCGTAAGTTTCTGTACATGAGCATGCTGCCACAGGGAAACCAAGGCCCGCGGCTGGAGCTGATCTGCCAGTACTACAATGGGAAGGCCCGCTTTGTGACTCTGTACGACACGCTCCACCGGATCCCCGTCTATTCTGCCTACACCTTCAAGCGCTCCGACGGTTCCCGGAAGGTCGACGTTCCTTGGATGTATGAGCCACAG CTTTCCATAGCCACGGGTTCACGGGACATGGAGCAGTTCCCTCAGAGGGACCTCCACCGGAGCGCTGACGACGCTCAGGCGGTGCTGGAAGACTACCGGGACACCGTGGACATCGTGCGTGGCCAGCTCAACCCGGACCAGCACCAGAGCGAATTCGACGACCAGGCGGCGACCTACACCATGACCAACGTGGTCCCGCTGATCAAGGAGTTCAGCGAGGGCCCCTGGGCGGCGCAGGAGAAGGTCACGCGCCAGCGACTCAACAACTACTGCCGGGGCACAGCGTACGTCGTCACCGGAGTGTTGACCTCGGGAAGGGCCCTTCGTCGCTTCGACGCCGACCGCGTGGCCGTTCCCGACTATGTGTGGTCGGCGTACTGCTGCGACGACTACGACTGCAACGCGCCGTACCACGAGTTCTCCCGGTTCCCCGCGTTCGCCTCTCTGGGGCGCAACAGAAGGCTGGACAATACGGTGGAGGAGACGTCCGTCCAGCAGTTGGAGGACTTCATCAAGAGAGCGACTGGCAAGAAGGTCAATATTTTTTATAAGGATTGTAATTGA
- the LOC130389090 gene encoding protein scalloped, with protein SLSLSLPPSLSLPPQADLSANLQDDSSFFYGVSSQYEGTENMVITSSTKVCSFGKQVVEKVETEYARFEGGRYVFRIHRSPLCEYMINFIHKLKHLPEKYMMNSVLENFTILQVVTNRDTLETLLCVAYVFEVSTSEHGAQHHIYRLVKD; from the exons tctctctctctctctctccctccctctctctctcttcccccccaggCTGACCTGAGTGCCAATCTGCAGGACGACAGCAGCTTCTTCTACGGCGTGTCCAGTCAGTACGAGGGCACAGAGAACATggtcatcacctcctccactaagGTGTGCTCCTTCGGGAAGcaggtggtggagaaggtggag ACGGAGTATGCTCGCTTCGAGGGGGGTCGCTACGTGTTCAGAATCCACCGCTCGCCGCTGTGCGAATACATGATCAACTTCATCCACAAGCTCAAGCACCTCCCCGAGAAGTACATGATGAACAGTGTCCTGGAGAACTTCACCATCCTTCAG GTGGTGACCAACAGAGACACCCTGGAAACGTTGCTGTGTGTGGCGTACGTCTTCGAGGTGTCCACGAGCGAGCACGGGGCGCAGCATCACATCTACAGGCTGGTCAAAGACTGA
- the mrps35 gene encoding 28S ribosomal protein S35, mitochondrial: MAAHTTKICLSLGRINGPGFGQYASLNRATYATALSTSNFTGNKGGPDRGGRGAFVRRPRREPGEPRTEKMDSQQDWSAVYPSAASFRPGSVPLPVRMGYPVKGGVPSEKRGNLELIKIPNFLHLTPAAIKKHCEALKPFCTEWPAGLDSDGDLDKHLPIRIETTDYVSAGPSVRNPAARVVTLRVRLSSLNLDEHAREKMLKLLGDRYCKDTDILTITTDSCPLKQQNTDYAMYLLTVLYHEAWKTEAWESEMTRADRREYIWEESASQHNVLDTLARMATPVPGEGVGVGEGEAPPREVLLARPEVQQYRDSVTRLKNEGESEGATLRYREAVKKLLSL, encoded by the exons ATGGCGGCTCACACTACCAAGATATGCCTGTCCCTAGGTCGAATAAATGGCCCTGGTTTTGGACAATATGCATCATTAAACAGGGCGACATATGCCACGGCACTGTCTACATCAAATTTTACTGGAAATAAAG GTGGACCTGACCGAGGGGGTCGAGGAGCTTTTGTAAGGCGACCCAGACGAGAG CCAGGGGAGCCCAGAACAGAGAAGATGGACAGCCAGCAGGACTGGTCTGCGGTCTACCCGTCTGCAGCGTCGTTCAGACCGGGCTCTGTCCCCCTGCCTGTCCGTATGGGCTACCCGGTGAAGGGGGGAGTTCCCTCAGAGAAGAGAGGCAACCTGGAGCTGATAAAG ATACCAAACTTCCTGCACTTGACACCGGCAGCCATTAAGAAGCACTGTGAAGCCTTGAAAC CGTTCTGCACCGAGTGGCCCGCTGGCCTGGACTCCGATGGCGACCTGGACAAGCACCTCCCCATCCGGATAGAGACCACGGACTACGTCTCGGCCGGGCCCTCCGTCAGGAACCCCGCCGCCCGGGTCGTCACTCTCCGG GTCAGGCTTTCCAGTCTGAACTTGGACGAACATGCACGGGAGAAGATGCTCAAACTTCTTGGGGACAGATACTGTAAAGACACAGACATCCTGACCATCACAACAGAcag CTGCCCGTTGAAACAGCAGAATACCGACTATGCCATGTACCTGCTGACCGTTCTCTACCATGAAGCATGG AAAACGGAGGCGTGGGAGTCTGAGATGACGAGGGCGGACCGCCGCGAGTACATCTGGGAGGAGAGCGCCTCGCAGCATAACGTCCTGGACACGCTGGCCCGCATGGCCACGCCCGTCCCGGGGGagggcgtgggcgtgggcgaGGGCGAGGCGCCCCCAAGGGAGGTGCTGCTGGCCCGGCCCGAGGTTCAGCAGTACCGGGACTCGGTCACCCGACTGAAGAacgagggggagagcgagggagccaCACTCCGCTACAGAGAGGCCGTGAAGAAGCTGCTCagtctgtag
- the aplnr2 gene encoding apelin receptor 2 gives METNMSDPGYASSSYPSPPPPAPPQCDYTDWSPSYSIIPSVYLLAFLVGCLGNGLVLWAYLNRAEGRKAGRTSRTTGAATAISRAFLGKIFLSSRYDVRSGGGLRGDRLDGTFGRYTATPGGGGGAPPTSSVPSPPRPPRSLTDSLIASLALADLCFLVTLPLWAAYTALGYHWPFGQPLCQVSSFLTALNMYASVFSLSMLSVERYWVLIGRQHSGHHAPNGRPGRTRWVLGGVWVLAGVLALPGFLLRSVIEVELGEDADADYDYDWTPGPTEPSAFPGGDVLLSCQMDYSVLIGDDLSYPERERAKLWWAAALSLKSTLIGFLLPLVVLLACYCSLAHLLSRHFGRGPRPDRRRQRRLLRVIVSLVLAFFLCWLPLHVNKTADLLLELGLVPYSCSLDQALLAAQPYVTCLAYLNSCLNPLLYAACDSSFRRRCREALLLQCPSRRTRKRRSQRGSKAREEAPAEGGGGGGDGEGEDEKSSAFPTRTQEETADVGMYWNQVLQ, from the exons ATGGAGACCAATATGTCCGACCCAGGGtatgcctcctcctcctacccctcccccccccccccggcacccCCCCAGTGCGACTACACCGACTGGTCCCCGTCCTACTCCATCATCCCCTCCGTCTACCTACTGGCCTTCCTGGTGGGTTGCCTGGGCAACGGCCTGGTGCTCTGGGCATACCTGAACCGGGCTGAGGGAAGGAAGGCCGGGCGGACCTCCAGAACCACCGGCGCCGCGACCGCCATCAGCAGAGCGTTCCTCGGCAAAATCTTCCTAAGCAGTCGATACGACGTCCGCTCCGGTGGGGGTCTCCGTGGAGACCGCCTCGACGGGACCTTCGGCCGCTACACAGCCAcacccggcggcggcggcggagcccCTCCTACGTCCTCCGTTCCGtcccccccgcggcccccccGTTCGCTGACCGACTCCCTGATCGCGAGCCTGGCCTTAGCCGACCTGTGCTTCCTGGTCACTCTGCCCCTGTGGGCGGCGTACACGGCGCTGGGCTACCACTGGCCGTTCGGACAGCCCCTCTGCCAGGTCAGCAGCTTCCTGACGGCGCTCAACATGTACGCCAGCGTGTTCAGCCTCAGCATGCTGAGCGTGGAGCGCTACTGGGTGCTGATTGGGCGGCAGCACTCGGGCCACCACGCCCCCAACGGCCGCCCCGGCAGGACGCGCTGGGTGCTGGGGGGAGTGTGGGTGCTGGCCGGGGTTCTGGCGCTTCCCGGTTTCCTGCTGCGCTCCGTCATAGaggtggagctgggggaggacgCCGACGCCGACTACGACTACGACTGGACGCCGGGGCCCACGGAGCCGTCGGCGTTCCCCGGCGGTGACGTCCTGCTCTCCTGCCAGATGGACTACTCCGTGCTGATCGGCGACGACCTGTCGTACCCCGAGCGGGAGCGGGCCAAGCTGTGGTGGGCGGCCGCCCTGAGTCTGAAGTCCACCCTGATCGGCTTCCTCCTGCCCCTCGTGGTCCTGCTGGCGTGCTACTGCTCGCTGGCCCACCTCCTGAGCCGCCACTTCGGCCGCGGGCCCCGGCCCGACCGCCGGCGGCAGCGGCGTCTCCTGCGGGTCATCGTCAGCCTGGTGCTGGCCTTCTTCCTGTGCTGGCTGCCGCTGCACGTCAACAAGACGGCggacctgctgctggagctggggCTGGTGCCGTACTCCTGCTCCCTGGACCAGGCCCTGCTCGCCGCCCAGCCCTACGTCACGTGCCTGGCCTACCTCAACAGCTGCCTCAACCCGCTGCTGTACGCCGCGTGCGACTCCTCCTTCCGGAGGAGGTGCAGGGAGGCCCTGCTCCTCCAGTGCCCGTCGCGGAggaccaggaagaggaggagtcagaggggGTCTAAGGCGCGCGAGGAGGCGCCGgccgagggaggaggaggaggaggagacggggagggggaagaTGAGAAGAGCTCCGCTTTTCCCACGAGAACTCAGGAGGAGACGGCGGATg TCGGAATGTACTGGAACCAAGTACTACAATAG